In Deferribacteraceae bacterium V6Fe1, one genomic interval encodes:
- a CDS encoding 30S ribosomal protein S18 — MSFKKKFQKKKVCRFCSDKLDIDYKDSNLLRQFVTERGKIMPSRLTGTCAKHQRKLASAVKTARIVALLPFTLSK, encoded by the coding sequence ATGAGCTTTAAAAAGAAATTTCAAAAGAAAAAGGTCTGTAGATTTTGCAGTGATAAACTTGATATAGATTATAAAGATTCAAATCTCTTGAGGCAGTTTGTGACGGAAAGGGGCAAAATTATGCCTAGCAGACTTACAGGGACTTGTGCAAAGCACCAGAGAAAGCTTGCATCTGCTGTTAAAACTGCAAGAATAGTTGCACTTTTACCATTCACATTAAGCAAATAA
- the ssb gene encoding single-stranded DNA-binding protein — protein sequence MGFLNKVILLGNVTKNPEVRYIPGSGTPAARFGLAVNRRYKSGDSVKDEACFIDIVAFSRLAEFAGEYIVKGMPILVEGRLSFRTWEQDGVKRSKHEIVAENIQLVQRKENSAVNDEIDAVSEDIVDDDIPF from the coding sequence ATGGGATTCTTAAATAAAGTTATCCTACTTGGGAATGTTACAAAAAATCCTGAGGTTAGATATATCCCTGGTTCAGGCACTCCTGCTGCGAGATTTGGACTTGCTGTTAACAGGAGATATAAGTCCGGAGATTCAGTTAAGGATGAGGCTTGCTTTATAGATATTGTTGCATTTTCAAGATTGGCCGAATTTGCCGGCGAATATATCGTGAAGGGGATGCCAATATTGGTTGAAGGTAGGCTTAGTTTTAGAACATGGGAGCAGGATGGAGTAAAAAGGAGCAAGCATGAAATAGTTGCAGAAAATATTCAGCTTGTTCAGAGGAAGGAAAATTCTGCGGTAAATGACGAGATTGATGCGGTATCGGAAGATATCGTTGATGATGATATACCTTTTTAG
- a CDS encoding 30S ribosomal protein S6, translating to MRTYETLFIVNPDLTQEDAVAVFEKFKTLVTENGGEIINDEAWGKLRLAYEIERKTEGYYFLIQFNSDVNVPAELEKRFKYDESVIRFIVIKIDGKKFKLKKRSEMTQRAPRRGGRNFRRDGGRQFEKQVDTEKEEVETETDAAEEAPADNTEE from the coding sequence ATGAGAACATACGAAACATTATTTATCGTTAATCCTGATTTAACTCAGGAAGATGCAGTTGCCGTCTTTGAAAAGTTTAAGACACTTGTCACAGAGAATGGTGGCGAAATTATCAATGATGAGGCTTGGGGTAAGCTAAGGCTTGCGTATGAAATTGAGCGTAAGACCGAAGGGTATTATTTTCTAATTCAGTTTAATTCCGATGTAAACGTTCCTGCTGAGCTTGAAAAAAGATTTAAATATGATGAATCTGTTATCAGATTTATTGTTATTAAAATCGATGGTAAGAAGTTCAAGCTGAAGAAGCGTTCTGAGATGACTCAGAGAGCACCAAGAAGAGGTGGGAGAAATTTCAGACGAGACGGCGGAAGACAGTTTGAAAAGCAGGTTGATACTGAAAAAGAAGAGGTAGAAACTGAAACTGATGCTGCCGAAGAGGCACCAGCTGACAATACAGAGGAATAA
- a CDS encoding transposase gives MIGEIAKNVKEKMLNITRNLHDYITKPQQKYLLEMLSGCFATKSLNLTQISGYLNEKSGVKHTLKRLQRNTFSYSNLGFISNVYNIDYVYEETKSEDKLLISIDGGDLSHSYGKSFELISNVRDGSSGRISPGYHLNHAVCYSPLSGRTFSLYLDVYSSNSNEFTSENSETFKMLDMLRDKYISKGLFLFDRGYDRGIILRYLLRHGLNFIVRSVGVRHVDYKGKGVSVSELCENYINRRYKNGGISYGYAQCFYKGMAVTVVSVKCSRDKNMLYFLCNGHMSKSKEVYFIIKSYFKRWRIEESYRFMKQQFGMEKCLVRRFESLKTILSIVSFCWNVLSQVESDTIAAKMLDRMSKREKVNRKGRVVCRFIYYRISDGIRNLLLLLEKKLFDFRKKIYESDMVSFFKISFYLELGEKRQTINGLGNMKRKKSVLVA, from the coding sequence ATGATAGGTGAAATTGCTAAAAATGTGAAGGAAAAAATGCTTAACATCACAAGAAATCTTCATGATTATATTACAAAGCCCCAACAAAAGTATTTGCTTGAGATGTTATCCGGATGTTTTGCAACCAAGAGTTTGAACCTTACGCAAATATCAGGCTATCTCAATGAAAAAAGCGGAGTGAAACATACACTTAAGCGACTGCAAAGGAATACATTTTCTTATTCGAATTTGGGTTTTATTTCTAATGTTTATAATATTGATTATGTATACGAAGAGACTAAGTCAGAAGATAAATTATTAATATCAATTGACGGTGGAGATTTGAGCCATTCATATGGTAAGAGCTTTGAGCTAATATCTAATGTGAGGGATGGTAGTAGTGGTCGTATTTCTCCAGGCTATCATTTAAATCATGCAGTATGCTATAGCCCATTATCAGGGAGGACATTTTCACTGTATCTTGATGTATACAGCAGCAATTCTAATGAGTTTACAAGTGAGAATTCGGAGACATTTAAGATGCTTGATATGTTGAGGGATAAGTATATTTCTAAAGGCTTATTTTTGTTTGACCGTGGTTACGATCGTGGAATTATTTTAAGATATCTTCTTCGGCATGGATTAAATTTTATTGTAAGGAGTGTAGGTGTAAGACATGTAGATTATAAGGGTAAAGGTGTGTCGGTATCGGAACTTTGTGAGAATTATATTAACAGGCGTTACAAGAATGGCGGTATTTCTTACGGTTATGCCCAGTGTTTTTATAAAGGTATGGCCGTTACCGTTGTCAGTGTTAAATGTAGTAGAGATAAGAATATGTTATATTTTCTTTGTAATGGTCATATGAGTAAGAGTAAGGAAGTATATTTTATTATTAAGTCATACTTTAAGAGGTGGCGTATTGAAGAGAGTTATAGATTTATGAAGCAACAGTTTGGAATGGAGAAATGCCTTGTGAGGAGATTTGAGTCACTTAAGACGATATTGTCGATAGTTTCATTTTGTTGGAATGTATTAAGTCAGGTGGAGTCTGATACGATTGCTGCAAAAATGTTGGATAGGATGTCTAAACGGGAAAAGGTCAATAGGAAAGGTAGGGTTGTGTGTAGGTTTATTTATTATCGTATTTCTGACGGGATAAGAAATTTACTGTTATTGCTGGAGAAAAAGCTATTTGATTTTAGGAAAAAAATTTATGAGTCTGATATGGTTAGCTTTTTTAAGATAAGTTTTTATTTGGAGTTAGGGGAAAAGAGACAGACTATTAATGGCTTAGGAAATATGAAAAGGAAGAAAAGTGTACTCGTGGCATAA
- the rpsI gene encoding 30S ribosomal protein S9: MDYFYGTGRRKTSVARVFLKPGNGKITVNGKAFDEYFERAILRQIIMQPVEVVKGAGKFDLYITVTGGGKTGQAGAVRHGLARALITYNPEYRKSLKAEGFLTRDPRMVERKKPGKPKARKSSQFSKR; the protein is encoded by the coding sequence ATGGATTACTTTTACGGAACAGGAAGGAGAAAGACATCAGTTGCTCGTGTATTTTTAAAACCGGGTAACGGTAAGATAACTGTTAATGGCAAGGCATTTGACGAGTATTTTGAAAGGGCTATCTTGAGACAAATTATTATGCAACCGGTTGAAGTGGTTAAAGGTGCAGGTAAATTTGATCTTTACATTACTGTTACCGGTGGCGGGAAGACAGGTCAGGCAGGTGCTGTAAGACATGGTCTTGCAAGGGCTCTTATCACATACAATCCAGAATACAGAAAAAGTCTTAAGGCAGAAGGATTTCTTACCAGAGACCCAAGAATGGTCGAAAGGAAGAAGCCTGGTAAACCTAAAGCAAGAAAAAGTTCACAGTTTTCAAAACGTTAA
- the rplM gene encoding 50S ribosomal protein L13 has product MKTTWAKADSEKKWYLVDANDKILGRLATRIAMILMGKNKPVYTPFMDTGDFVVVVNAEKIKVTGKKLTDKVYYAYSGYFGGLKEKTLEQMLDRKPEEVIRLAVKRMLPKNRLGRQMLKKLKIYSGSEHPHSAQQPEKIEF; this is encoded by the coding sequence ATGAAGACGACTTGGGCAAAGGCTGATAGCGAAAAAAAATGGTACCTTGTGGATGCAAATGATAAGATATTGGGAAGACTTGCTACAAGGATTGCTATGATTTTAATGGGTAAAAATAAACCTGTGTATACCCCGTTTATGGATACAGGTGATTTTGTAGTGGTTGTTAACGCTGAAAAGATTAAAGTGACCGGTAAAAAGCTTACTGATAAAGTTTATTATGCTTATTCAGGATATTTCGGCGGTCTTAAAGAGAAGACATTGGAGCAGATGCTTGATAGAAAACCTGAAGAAGTTATCAGATTGGCTGTTAAAAGGATGCTTCCAAAAAATAGACTGGGAAGACAGATGCTTAAAAAGCTGAAGATTTATAGCGGAAGTGAGCATCCTCATTCAGCTCAGCAACCTGAAAAAATAGAGTTTTAG
- the rplS gene encoding 50S ribosomal protein L19, whose protein sequence is MNNKLIEAIEAEFMNKNVPEFRAGDTLRVNFRIVEGNKERVQAFEGLVIRIRRAGARTTFTVRKVVGDIGVERTFPMYSPRIESIELVKSGKVRRAKLYYIRDLRGKAARIKERRKGF, encoded by the coding sequence ATGAACAACAAGCTAATTGAAGCTATTGAAGCAGAATTTATGAATAAGAATGTTCCTGAATTCCGCGCAGGTGATACCCTGAGAGTTAACTTCAGAATTGTTGAAGGGAATAAGGAAAGGGTTCAGGCATTTGAAGGGCTCGTTATTAGAATTAGACGAGCAGGTGCAAGGACAACATTTACGGTTAGAAAAGTTGTTGGAGATATTGGTGTGGAAAGAACGTTTCCAATGTATTCTCCAAGGATAGAGTCCATAGAACTTGTTAAGAGCGGTAAGGTTAGAAGGGCTAAGCTTTACTATATTAGGGATCTTCGTGGTAAGGCTGCGAGAATTAAAGAAAGAAGAAAAGGCTTCTAA
- the trmD gene encoding tRNA (guanosine(37)-N1)-methyltransferase TrmD: MKTYNVITIFPEMIDAIFSYGVIYQGIKKNLIKINPVNLRDFTKDKHKTVDDYQYGGGQGLLLKPEPICDAVKSIKTNDKNTHVILLDPRGKKYTQSVAQKLLEYDSVTFICGRYEGVDERVRKLVVDEEISLGDFILTGGELAASVIIDSVARLIPGVLGDEMSFHEESFSDGLLEYPHYTRPYEYEGLRVPDVLVNGNHKEINEWRYKESLKITLQNRPDLLKHKALEVESSKFVSQIVERFEKGVSLYVALLHYPMVDKHGDIVATSITNMDLHDISRSCRTFGVKNYFVVNPLEAQREIARRVLTHWQEGYGATYNPNRKEAFEYTIIKESLSEVIEFIENKEGCRPVLVATSAKDAPNRAKLEPFLKENFDKPILLLFGTGWGMSEDLMKLVDVTIEPIKGAGSFNHLSVRSAVAIYLNKINGLLGGNKDEQQAN, from the coding sequence GTGAAGACTTATAATGTTATAACTATTTTTCCGGAAATGATAGATGCCATATTTTCTTATGGTGTTATTTATCAGGGGATTAAAAAAAATCTTATAAAAATAAATCCTGTGAACTTACGTGACTTTACAAAAGATAAACATAAAACCGTTGACGATTACCAATATGGTGGCGGACAAGGCTTACTTTTAAAACCTGAACCAATATGTGATGCAGTGAAAAGCATTAAAACGAATGATAAAAACACTCATGTTATCTTGTTAGACCCCAGAGGGAAAAAATATACTCAAAGTGTCGCACAAAAATTACTTGAATATGATAGTGTTACCTTTATCTGCGGAAGGTATGAAGGGGTAGATGAAAGAGTCAGGAAACTTGTAGTTGATGAAGAGATCTCCTTAGGAGATTTTATTTTGACAGGTGGTGAGCTGGCGGCTTCAGTTATAATAGATTCTGTGGCAAGACTTATTCCCGGAGTGCTTGGAGACGAAATGTCTTTCCATGAGGAATCTTTTAGTGACGGTCTACTTGAGTATCCACATTATACAAGACCTTATGAATATGAAGGACTTAGAGTCCCGGATGTATTGGTAAACGGCAACCATAAGGAAATAAATGAGTGGAGATACAAAGAATCTTTAAAAATTACTTTACAAAATAGACCTGATTTGCTAAAACATAAGGCTCTCGAAGTCGAAAGTAGTAAATTTGTGTCCCAAATTGTTGAGAGGTTTGAAAAGGGTGTGAGTCTGTATGTTGCTTTGCTGCATTATCCTATGGTAGACAAACATGGTGATATTGTAGCTACGTCCATAACCAATATGGACTTACACGATATATCGAGGTCATGTAGGACCTTCGGCGTTAAAAATTATTTTGTGGTAAACCCTTTGGAAGCACAAAGGGAAATTGCCAGAAGAGTTTTAACTCACTGGCAGGAAGGTTACGGAGCTACCTATAATCCTAACAGGAAGGAGGCTTTTGAGTATACCATAATTAAAGAGAGTTTAAGCGAAGTAATTGAGTTTATAGAGAATAAGGAAGGATGCAGGCCTGTGCTCGTTGCCACGTCCGCTAAGGATGCCCCGAATAGAGCGAAGCTTGAGCCCTTTCTTAAAGAAAATTTTGACAAGCCTATTCTGTTGCTTTTTGGTACCGGTTGGGGGATGTCGGAAGATTTGATGAAGCTGGTAGATGTGACTATTGAGCCGATTAAGGGCGCAGGTAGTTTTAATCATCTGTCGGTAAGAAGTGCAGTTGCTATATATTTAAATAAGATTAATGGCCTTTTAGGAGGAAATAAAGATGAACAACAAGCTAATTGA
- the rimM gene encoding 16S rRNA processing protein RimM has translation MKIAKIGIISGTHGLKGHFKLIPKTEDIEIFYDLEYLLMGKDDKIMFSYEVEEVRENKKNFIVKCKGVDDIDRAKKFAGLAVYASHEMLKEYMSEDECYLEDFIGAKVMTIEGKFVGVLNDIYDNGGNEIFVIEGENGKEYLISNNEFHIPKIDVENKIIIVDEAGLVSEDL, from the coding sequence ATGAAAATTGCAAAAATTGGAATAATATCGGGCACTCACGGTCTTAAAGGACACTTTAAGCTAATCCCAAAAACAGAAGATATAGAAATATTTTATGATTTGGAATATCTTCTTATGGGTAAAGATGACAAAATAATGTTTTCCTATGAAGTTGAAGAAGTAAGAGAAAATAAGAAGAATTTTATTGTTAAGTGTAAAGGTGTAGATGATATAGACCGTGCTAAAAAGTTTGCCGGTTTGGCCGTTTATGCTTCCCACGAGATGCTTAAAGAATACATGTCTGAAGATGAATGTTATTTGGAAGATTTTATCGGTGCAAAAGTTATGACTATTGAGGGTAAGTTTGTAGGTGTGTTGAACGATATCTATGACAATGGCGGCAATGAAATTTTTGTAATAGAAGGTGAAAATGGTAAGGAGTATCTTATCTCCAATAATGAATTTCATATCCCTAAGATAGATGTCGAAAATAAAATTATTATAGTTGATGAAGCAGGTTTGGTAAGTGAAGACTTATAA
- a CDS encoding KH domain-containing protein produces the protein MKELVEFIVKSLVDNPDKVMLEEVEGEKTTVIELRVDPADLGKVIGKQGRTARSIRTILNAAGIKKGKRVVLEILE, from the coding sequence GTGAAAGAGTTAGTGGAATTTATCGTTAAGTCTCTTGTTGACAATCCTGACAAAGTAATGCTTGAAGAGGTTGAAGGCGAAAAAACTACTGTAATTGAGCTTAGAGTTGATCCTGCCGACCTTGGCAAAGTAATCGGAAAACAGGGAAGAACTGCAAGATCTATCAGAACTATTTTAAATGCAGCTGGAATCAAAAAAGGCAAAAGAGTAGTATTGGAAATTTTAGAGTAA
- the rpsP gene encoding 30S ribosomal protein S16, translating into MATKIRLMRMGRKKRPFYRVVVADSKARRDGRFIEILGYYNPLVEPAEVKIDEEKALKWLSDGAIPTDTVKNILSRAGIIKKFAESKAAK; encoded by the coding sequence GTGGCTACAAAGATAAGATTAATGAGAATGGGAAGAAAGAAGAGACCTTTTTACAGGGTAGTGGTTGCTGATAGTAAAGCAAGAAGAGATGGAAGATTCATCGAAATTTTGGGTTATTACAATCCTCTTGTTGAGCCTGCAGAGGTAAAAATTGACGAAGAGAAAGCTTTGAAGTGGCTGTCAGATGGAGCTATCCCTACTGATACTGTAAAGAATATTTTAAGTAGGGCAGGTATTATAAAAAAGTTTGCTGAGTCAAAAGCTGCTAAGTAA
- the ffh gene encoding signal recognition particle protein: MFGALNEKLQSVFRNIKGQARISEDNIKEAIRQVRMALLEADVNYKVVKKFIQNVQEKALGEKVLKSLTPEQVFIKIVNDELTNILGGDKDDSKLKLSSNPPTIIMLVGLQGSGKTTSAGKLARHFMKNGKSVLLVADDIYRPAAIDQLETLGKQLKCDVYANRGINDALKIAEEGLSVAKKSAKDVMIIDTAGRLHIDEDLMNELAAIKKHLNPNEILFVADAMTGQDAVNVAAKFDELLGITGVILTKLDGDARGGAALSIKEVTGKPLKFVGIGEKLDAFEPFYPDRMASRILGMGDIVTLVEMAQSAIDEDEAEQIAGKISKNGMDFDDMLQQFKMIKRMGSFESILRLIPGFSAMGDIDIDEKHIKRLEAIISSMTPKERKYYKIINGSRKKRIARGAGVQVNDVNKLINQLEQTNKMMKKLTKKIGGKNKIDKKLLRNIFPMR, translated from the coding sequence ATGTTTGGTGCATTAAATGAGAAGTTGCAGTCTGTCTTTAGAAATATTAAAGGCCAGGCGAGAATTAGTGAAGACAACATAAAGGAAGCTATCAGGCAAGTGCGCATGGCACTTCTTGAAGCAGATGTTAATTATAAAGTAGTAAAAAAGTTTATCCAAAATGTTCAGGAAAAAGCCCTTGGTGAAAAGGTCTTAAAAAGCTTAACCCCGGAACAGGTCTTTATAAAAATTGTAAATGATGAGCTTACAAATATCCTTGGTGGTGATAAGGATGACAGTAAGCTAAAACTTAGCTCTAATCCTCCCACTATTATAATGCTTGTTGGTTTGCAGGGTTCCGGTAAAACTACCTCTGCCGGTAAACTGGCACGCCATTTTATGAAAAATGGCAAATCCGTACTTTTGGTTGCAGATGATATTTACAGACCTGCCGCTATAGATCAATTGGAAACCCTCGGTAAACAGTTAAAATGTGACGTCTATGCCAACAGGGGTATAAACGATGCGTTAAAGATAGCAGAAGAAGGGCTTAGCGTAGCCAAAAAATCAGCGAAAGATGTAATGATAATAGATACTGCGGGAAGACTTCATATCGACGAAGATCTGATGAATGAGCTTGCCGCTATCAAAAAACATTTAAATCCTAATGAGATACTTTTTGTAGCTGATGCCATGACAGGGCAGGATGCAGTTAATGTTGCTGCGAAGTTTGATGAGCTCTTGGGCATCACCGGCGTAATATTGACAAAATTAGACGGTGATGCAAGAGGTGGTGCAGCTCTGTCAATTAAAGAGGTTACCGGTAAGCCGCTAAAGTTTGTTGGTATTGGTGAAAAGTTAGATGCATTTGAGCCTTTTTATCCTGACAGAATGGCCTCCAGAATTCTTGGGATGGGTGATATTGTTACCCTTGTCGAAATGGCGCAAAGTGCTATTGATGAAGATGAAGCTGAGCAGATAGCGGGTAAGATAAGCAAAAATGGAATGGACTTTGATGATATGCTTCAGCAGTTTAAAATGATAAAGCGTATGGGTTCATTTGAAAGTATATTGAGGTTAATCCCTGGTTTTTCTGCCATGGGGGACATCGATATAGATGAAAAGCATATCAAGAGGCTTGAGGCAATTATTTCATCTATGACGCCAAAAGAGAGAAAGTATTATAAGATTATAAATGGAAGTAGAAAGAAGAGAATTGCAAGAGGGGCTGGAGTACAGGTAAATGATGTCAATAAACTGATTAATCAGCTTGAGCAAACGAATAAAATGATGAAGAAACTTACAAAAAAAATAGGCGGGAAGAATAAAATTGACAAAAAATTGTTAAGAAATATATTCCCAATGCGATAA